The proteins below are encoded in one region of Selenihalanaerobacter shriftii:
- the metG gene encoding methionine--tRNA ligase, translating into MAKDSFYVTTPIYYPNDKLHIGHTYTTTAADTIARYKKLQGYDVKFLTGSDEHGQKIERSAKEHGVTPKEYVDEIVESFKDLWNLLEVDYDVFLRTTDPKHEDVVQYIFKNIYDKGDIYKDKYKGWYCTPCETFWLERQLEDGKCPDCQRETEWVEEESYFFKMSKYEDDLLKFIEDNPEFIQPETRRNEMINFIKDGLEDLCISRTTFDWGVPVPVDEDHVIYVWFDALTNYLTGAGYLTDQDEYNKYWPADIHIVGKDILRFHTIIWPIILMAAGLELPKKVFGHGFLTVEGGKMSKSKGNVVDPVKLVNDFGVDAVRYYLMREVAFGTDGSYSTESFIQRINSDLANDLGNLLNRTLAMVDKYFNGVIPKPGPATDYDEDLKDTARKEIAAMTEDMDKLQFSTALEHLWTLIRRNNKYIDETTPWILAKDKDKKDELGTVLYNLLESLRIVAIALKPFLIEAPQKIWNQIGIQTDLAEESWSRAEEWGLLESGINVNKGEPIFPRIDMEEYFANQVEEDVDNEDGEDEEKVSEDYINFDDFTKLDLRVAKVLEAERIEGSNKLLKLQVALGEEKRQLVAGIAKHYEAEELVNKKVLMVANLEPATIFGVESNGMILAASNDEGELTISTVDRDIPSGAKVK; encoded by the coding sequence ATGGCGAAAGATAGTTTTTATGTAACTACGCCTATTTATTATCCAAATGATAAGTTGCATATTGGTCATACTTATACTACTACAGCTGCAGACACTATAGCACGGTATAAGAAGTTACAAGGATATGATGTAAAATTTTTAACCGGTTCAGATGAACATGGACAAAAGATTGAAAGGTCAGCTAAAGAACATGGGGTAACACCTAAAGAGTATGTAGACGAGATTGTGGAATCTTTTAAAGATTTGTGGAATTTGTTAGAGGTAGATTATGATGTGTTTTTACGGACAACTGATCCTAAGCATGAAGATGTAGTCCAGTATATCTTTAAAAATATTTATGATAAAGGGGATATTTATAAAGATAAATATAAAGGCTGGTATTGTACTCCTTGTGAAACATTTTGGCTTGAAAGACAGCTAGAGGATGGCAAGTGTCCTGACTGTCAAAGAGAGACAGAATGGGTAGAAGAAGAGAGTTATTTCTTTAAAATGTCTAAGTATGAAGATGATTTATTAAAGTTTATTGAAGATAATCCTGAATTTATTCAGCCAGAGACACGGCGGAATGAGATGATTAATTTTATTAAAGATGGCTTAGAAGATCTTTGTATTTCAAGAACTACATTCGATTGGGGTGTTCCAGTACCGGTTGATGAAGATCATGTTATATATGTTTGGTTTGACGCGTTGACTAATTATTTAACTGGTGCAGGTTACTTAACTGACCAAGATGAATATAATAAATACTGGCCAGCTGATATACATATTGTAGGTAAGGATATACTACGTTTCCATACTATTATTTGGCCAATTATCTTGATGGCAGCAGGTTTAGAATTACCGAAAAAAGTATTTGGACATGGTTTTTTAACTGTAGAAGGTGGAAAAATGTCTAAATCAAAAGGTAATGTTGTTGATCCTGTAAAATTAGTAAATGACTTTGGAGTAGATGCAGTTCGGTATTATTTAATGAGAGAGGTGGCTTTTGGAACAGATGGCTCTTATTCTACAGAGTCTTTTATTCAGCGGATTAATTCAGATTTAGCTAATGATTTAGGAAACTTATTAAATAGAACATTAGCTATGGTGGATAAGTATTTTAATGGAGTAATCCCTAAGCCAGGTCCAGCTACTGATTATGATGAAGATCTAAAGGATACTGCTCGTAAAGAGATTGCAGCTATGACGGAGGATATGGATAAGCTTCAATTTAGTACAGCATTAGAACATCTTTGGACATTAATTAGAAGGAATAATAAGTATATTGATGAAACGACTCCTTGGATTTTAGCTAAAGATAAAGACAAGAAGGATGAATTAGGGACAGTTCTTTATAATCTATTAGAGTCTTTACGGATTGTAGCTATTGCTTTAAAGCCATTCTTAATAGAGGCTCCACAAAAGATTTGGAATCAAATAGGAATCCAAACTGATTTAGCAGAAGAGAGTTGGAGTCGGGCTGAAGAATGGGGTTTATTAGAGTCTGGAATTAACGTAAATAAAGGAGAGCCGATTTTCCCTAGAATTGATATGGAAGAATATTTTGCTAATCAAGTTGAAGAGGATGTAGATAACGAAGATGGAGAGGATGAAGAAAAAGTGAGTGAAGACTATATTAATTTTGATGACTTTACTAAATTAGATTTAAGGGTAGCTAAAGTATTAGAGGCAGAAAGAATTGAAGGCAGCAATAAACTGTTAAAGTTACAAGTAGCTTTAGGTGAAGAAAAGCGACAATTAGTAGCGGGAATCGCTAAGCATTATGAAGCTGAAGAATTAGTAAATAAAAAGGTATTAATGGTAGCCAATTTAGAACCTGCAACTATCTTTGGTGTAGAATCCAATGGTATGATACTAGCTGCATCTAATGATGAAGGTGAGTTGACAATAAGTACTGTCGATAGAGATATTCCTAGTGGAGCTAAGGTTAAGTAG